Proteins found in one Camelus bactrianus isolate YW-2024 breed Bactrian camel chromosome 5, ASM4877302v1, whole genome shotgun sequence genomic segment:
- the CAVIN2 gene encoding caveolae-associated protein 2 — protein MGEDAAQAEKFQHPGPDMRQKPASSSPVPSSTPSPSLNPGSTEEAIRDNSQVNAVTVLTLLDKLVNMLDAVQENQHKMEQRQISLEGSVKGIQNDLTKLSKYQASTSNTVSKLLEKSRKVSAHTRAVKERMETQCAQVKRLENNHAQLLRRNHFKVLIFQEENEIPASVFVKEPVSSPAEGKEEPADENKSLQEALHTVDLSSDDELPHDEEALEDSADEKMEESRAEKIKRSSLRKVDSLKKAFSRQNIEKKMNKLGTKIVSVERREKIKKSLTSNHQKISSGKSSPFKVSPLTFGRKKVREGESPAENETRSEDMPSSEMPNDHEESSFAEGLSEVSLTSALAEGKSVDGDADRAASRGSHSAVDSNIDLTIVEDEEEESVALEQAQLVRYAGDYVLTSEEAEQSEEQPVQPAVLQVDQTA, from the exons ATGGGGGAGGACGCTGCACAAGCTGAAAAGTTCCAGCACCCAGGGCCTGACATGCGGCAGAAGCCAGCCAGCTCCAGCCCGGTGCCTTCCTCCACGCCGAGCCCCAGTCTGAACCCGGGGAGCACGGAGGAGGCCATCCGGGACAACTCGCAGGTGAACGCAGTCACAGTGCTCACGCTCCTGGACAAGCTGGTGAACATGCTGGACGCCGTGCAGGAGAACCAGCACAAGATGGAGCAGCGTCAGATCAGCCTGGAGGGCTCCGTGAAGGGCATCCAGAATGACCTCACCAAGCTCTCCAAGTACCAGGCCTCCACCAGCAACACGGTGAGCAAGCTGCTGGAAAAGTCCCGCAAGGTCAGCGCTCACACGCGGGCCGTCAAGGAGCGCATGGAGACGCAGTGCGCGCAGGTGAAGCGGCTGGAGAACAACCACGCCCAGCTCCTCAGACGCAACCATTTCAAAGTGCTCATCTTCCAG gaagaaaatgagaTCCCTGCCAGTGTGTTTGTGAAGGAGCCGGTTTCCAGCCCAGcggaagggaaggaggagccaGCTGACGAAAACAAGTCCCTGCAGGAAGCTTTGCACACAGTGGACCTCTCATCTGATGATGAATTGCCCCACGACGAGGAGGCCCTGGAAGACAGTGCTGACgaaaagatggaagaaagtagggcagaaaaaataaaaagatccaGTCTCCGGAAAGTGGATAGCCTCAAGAAAGCCTTTTCTCGCCAGAACATTGAGAAAAAGATGAACAAGCTAGGGACAAAAATCGTATCtgtagagaggagagagaagattaAGAAATCTCTCACTTCCAATCACCAAAAAATATCCTCGGGGAAAAGCTCTCCCTTCAAGGTTTCTCCCCTCACTTTTGGTCGAAAGAAAGTCCGAGAGGGAGAAAGCCCTGCAGAAAATGAAACCAGGTCAGAAGACATGCCCAGCAGTGAGATGCCCAACGACCACGAGGAGAGCTCGTTTGCGGAGGGTCTTTCCGAAGTCTCCCTCACCAGTGCCCTGGCGGAAGGGAAGAGCGTGGACGGGGATGCGGACAGGGCGGCCTCGAGAGGGAGTCACTCGGCTGTGGACAGCAACATCGACCTGACCATCGTggaagatgaagaggaggagTCGGTGGCCCTGGAGCAGGCGCAGCTGGTGCGCTACGCAGGAGACTACGTGCTGACCTCCGAGGAGGCGGAGCAGTCGGAGGAGCAGCCTGTGCAGCCGGCGGTCCTCCAGGTGGACCAGACCGCCTAA